One window from the genome of Oncorhynchus kisutch isolate 150728-3 linkage group LG21, Okis_V2, whole genome shotgun sequence encodes:
- the LOC109866623 gene encoding filamin-A-interacting protein 1 isoform X2 produces MRSRCSTAMEGPDDGQINHVTQPTKAFPKEGENTPELVKRKMKVQREEKEGKSVVSGSAKRPQTTTESSRGQKKAAGLTDLSKEDLLRLLGVMEGEVQAREDIIHMLKSERPRPKALEAHYGSATPIKPLQALQRDSLLTNTTMLGDNVYEMPMQELDRLEDKHRETYRRMLEQLLLAEKCHRRTVNELDSEKRKHTDFMNKSDDFTNLLEQERERLKRLLEQEKVYQARKDKDHSRRLEKVREELVKLKSFALMLVDERQLHIEQIDQQSQKVQDLSSKLQEREQRLAAVRGTAKEDGQKVLRLEAELECKAAKFTQEHEEMTAKLANQDSQSRQLRLKLSGLAHRIEELEENNKALQKSEEDLLELRDKISKGECGNSSLMAELETLRKRVLEMEGKDEEITKTESQARELRKRLQDEETTGRELRLEVEKLQKRMVDLEKLERAFNTSKSECATLHINLEREKGLAKDLVGELDMVKNRVKELENSESRFEKAEMGLKDDLKKLKSFTVILVDERRNMTERIKQEEQKSDDLNKMFKTEQSKVMEVTEKLIEESKKLLRLKSEMELKVTSLTKEKDELKSKLASEEEKCRDLSSKVGVMKKRMDGLEEAEKVLLKIRANKDSKRPPDEENKFKELTQEIERLKNRLKQLEVVEGDLMKTEDEYDLLEKKFRMEQDKANALSQLLEEMKSQTARNKAIEKGEAVSQEAELRMRCKMEEAKTRDLQADVQALKEKIHELMNKEDQLSQLQVDYSLLQQRFLEEEDKKKSLSQEVINLAKELEVTKRYSRALRPSMNGRRIVDVPVTSTAVQTDVVVSEPVEEDTPAVFIRKSVLEENHIMSNLRQRGLKKPVTVLERYPPATTELSMRKSWIPWMKKKDAVTITQTTPEKTPNPQDNGDSSPRPPELSMSQKPGQPLHIRVTPDHENSTATLEITGPRAEDFFSSATIIPTLGLQRPRITIVPKPTTVFSKSKPGEGVMGGPERCKSPVTITTISRAKSPDRSKGSSYSDSNRPLSPVSIITVSTTPVTEAFASASPEPHDMSTMGRAVFKVTPEKQALPMPVRKYNSNASIITTTEDNKIHIHLGPQFKRPSDVSSSSPTVTVRPLSVSTESKEAPPGTVLRSPRHPNNITTAPGKTTPNKLTSSITITPITLAPTRPTQSVLLLKCFKMISGGVCSLDSTLSSPGRMCSQLVPQPHESLCQKETHGHHFLPLEQPSRSTGASLSMSWTQTLKIMTSSMRTLLCGCAQLPSPSSVSCTVLSRRT; encoded by the exons ATGCGGTCCAGGTGCAGCACAGCCATGGAGGGCCCAGACGACGGACAGATAAACCATGTCACCCAGCCCAccaaagccttcccaaaagagggGGAGAACACACCAGAGCTGGTGAAGAGGAAAATGAAGGtccagagagaagagaaagaggggaagtcAGTGGTGTCTGGATCAGCGAAAAGGCCCCAGACAAccacagagagcagcagaggacAAAAGAAGGCAGCAGGGCTGACAGATCTCTCTAAGGAGGACCTTCTCCGTCTGCTGGGAGTCATGGAAGGAGAGGTGCAG GCCAGAGAGGATATCATCCACATGCTGAAGTCAGAGCGTCCGCGACCCAAAGCCCTGGAGGCCCATTACGGCTCAGCTACCCCCATCAAACCCCTCCAGGCCTTGCAGAGAGACAGCCTTCTGACCAACACTACAATGCTTGGGGATAACGTCTATGAGATGCCCATGCAAGAG TTGGACCGGCTGGAGGACAAGCATCGCGAGACGTACAGGCGTATGCTGGAGCAGCTGCTGCTGGCCGAGAAGTGTCACCGCCGCACGGTTAATGAGCTGGATAGCGAGAAACGCAAACACACAGACTTCATGAACAAGAGTGATGACTTCACCAACCTGctggagcaggagagggagag ATTAAAGAGGCTGCTGGAGCAGGAGAAGGTGTACCAGGCTCGTAAAGACAAAGATCACAGCAGGAGGCTAGAGAAGGTCCGTGAGGAGCTGGTCAAACTCAAGTCCTTTGCCCTGATGCTGGTGGATGAGCGGCAGCTCCACATTGAGCAAATCGACCAGCAGAGCCAGAAGGTCCAGGACCTCAGCAGCAAGCTCCAGGAGCGAGAACAGCGTCTGGCCGCTGTACGCGGCACTGCCAAGGAAGACGGCCAGAAGGTCCTCAGGCTAGAGGCGGAGCTGGAGTGCAAAGCTGCCAAGTTCACCCAGGAGCATGAGGAGATGACTGCCAAGCTGGCCAACCAGGATTCCCAGAGCCGTCAGCTCCGCCTGAAGCTGTCAGGCCTGGCCCACCGGATCGAGGAGCTGGAGGAGAacaacaaggcactacagaagtcAGAGGAGGACCTCCTCGAGCTAAGGGACAAGATCAGCAAGGGGGAGTGTGGGAACTCCAGCCTCATGGCGGAGCTGGAGACCCTGCGCAAGAGAGTCCTGGAGATGGAGGGCAAGGATGAGGAGATCACCAAGACAGAGAGCCAAGCCAGAGAGTTAAGGAAAAGGCTGCAGGACGAGGAGACCACCGGCCGGGAGCTGAGGCTGGAGGTGGAGAAACTGCAGAAGAGAATGGTGGATCTGGAGAAACTGGAGAGGGCTTTCAACACGAGCAAATCAGAGTGTGCAACACTTCATATTAacttagaaagagagaaaggactGGCAAAGGACTTGGTTGGTGAGCTGGACATGGTGAAAAACCGTGTGAAAGAACTGGAGAACTCTGAGTCAAGATTTGAGAAGGCAGAGATGGGCCTAAAGGATGACCTGAAGAAGCTGAAGTCATTTACAGTGATACTAGTGGATGAGAGAAGGAACATGACTGAGAGAATAAAACAGGAGGAGCAAAAGAGCGATGATTTAAATAAAATGTTCAAAACTGAGCAGAGTAAAGTTATGGAGGTCACAGAAAAGTTGATTGAGGAGAGCAAAAAGCTCCTCAGACTGAAATCAGAAATGGAGTTAAAAGTGACATCTCTTACTAAAGAGAAAGATGAACTGAAAAGTAAACTAGCAAGTGAAGAGGAAAAGTGCAGGGATCTTAGCTCCAAGGTCGGTGTAATGAAAAAACGAATGGATGGGCTAGAGGAGGCAGAAAAGGTATTGTTAAAAATCAGAGCCAATAAGGACAGCAAGAGACCCCCAGACGAGGAAAACAAATTCAAGGAGCTAACGCAGGAAATTGAAAGGCTAAAAAACCGTCTCAAACAGCTTGAGGTGGTGGAAGGTGACCTGATGAAGACAGAGGACGAGTACGACTTACTGGAGAAGAAGTTTCGAATGGAGCAGGACAAGGCCAATGCCCTCTCTCAGCTGCTGGAGGAAATGAAGAGTCAGACTGCCAGGAACAAAGCCATAGAGAAGGGAGAGGCGGTGAGCCAGGAGGCTGAGCTGAGGATGCGCTGCAAGATGGAGGAGGCAAAGACCAGAGACCTGCAGGCAGATGTCCAGGCCCTCAAAGAGAAGATCCACGAGCTGATGAACAAGGAGGACCAGCTCTCCCAGTTGCAAGTGGACTACTCCCTACTCCAGCAGAGATtcctggaggaggaggacaagaaGAAGAGCTTGAGCCAGGAAGTGATCAACCTCGCCAAAGAGCTGGAGGTCACCAAGCGCTACAGCCGCGCCTTGCGTCCCAGTATGAATGGAAGGAGGATAGTTGACGTCCCTGTCACCTCCACCGCAGTCCAGACAGACGTGGTGGTCAGTGAACCTGTCGAGGAGGACACACCTGCAGTGTTCATCAGGAAATCTGTCCTGGAGGAGAACCATATCATGAGCAACCTGAGGCAGAGGGGTCTGAAAAAGCCTGTAACTGTGCTGGAGCGCTACCCCCCAGCAACCACTGAGCTGAGCATGAGAAAATCATGGATCCCCTGGATGAAGAAGAAGGATGCAGTGACGATCACTCAGACCACCCCAGAGAAGACCCCAAACCCTCAGGACAACGGGGACTCCTCCCCTCGTCCACCAGAGCTGTCCATGTCACAAAAGCCAGGCCAGCCGTTGCATATTCGAGTAACCCCCGATCACGAGAACAGCACTGCCACTTTGGAGATCACCGGCCCTCGTGCTGAGGACTTCTTCTCCAGTGCCACCATCATCCCCACATTGGGCCTGCAGAGGCCTCGCATCACCATTGTTCCCAAGCCCACTACCGTGTTCTCAAAGAGCAAGCCGGGTGAGGGCGTAATGGGGGGGCCTGAGCGGTGCAAGTCTCCagtcaccatcaccaccatctccAGGGCCAAGTCCCCAGATAGGAGTAAGGGCTCCTCCTACTCAGACTCGAACAgacccctctcccctgtctccatcATTACAGTGAGCACCACTCCTGTGACGGAGGCCTTTGCCTCCGCATCCCCAGAGCCCCATGACATGAGCACCATGGGCCGGGCTGTGTTCAAAGTGACCCCAGAGAAGCAGGCATTGCCTATGCCCGTCAGAAAATACAACTCCAACGCCAGCATAATCACCACCACGGAGGACAACAAGATCCACATCCACCTGGGACCTCAGTTCAAGAGGCCATCAGACGTCAGCAGTAGCAGCCCCACAGTGACGGTCAGGCCCCTTAGTGTGAGCACAGAGAGCAAGGAGGCACCCCCAGGTACGGTGCTGCGCTCCCCGCGTCACCCCAACAACATCACCACCGCTCCTGGGAAGACCACCCCCAACAAATTGACCAGCAGCATCACCATCACCCCCATCACCTTGGCACCGACCAGGCCAACTCAGTCTGTG TTGCTTCTGAAATGTTTCAAAATGATATCAGGTGGTGTCTGCTCCCTAGATAGCACTCTTTCCAG CCCGGGGCGGATGTGCAGTCAACTCGTGCCGCAGCCACACGAATCCCTATGTCAAAAG